One window from the genome of Paraclostridium sordellii encodes:
- the nrdG gene encoding anaerobic ribonucleoside-triphosphate reductase activating protein, producing the protein MKFSKIKDNDIANGLGITMSFWTQGCPHHCNGCFNKETWDFEGGKEFTQDDLDYIIENINKNNIKRDLSVLGGEPLCPQNIEGVIYLCKEFKRNYPEKLIYLWTGYTIENFNETQKEILNYIDILVDGKFEEDRKNLSIKLRGSSNQRVIDVKQYLESDSVILYKLS; encoded by the coding sequence GTGAAGTTTTCTAAGATAAAAGATAACGACATAGCCAATGGATTAGGAATAACTATGTCTTTTTGGACACAAGGATGTCCACATCATTGTAATGGATGTTTCAATAAAGAAACATGGGATTTTGAAGGTGGCAAAGAGTTTACACAAGATGATTTAGACTATATTATAGAGAATATAAATAAAAATAATATAAAACGTGATTTATCTGTATTAGGAGGCGAACCATTGTGTCCTCAAAATATTGAAGGCGTAATATATTTATGTAAAGAATTCAAACGCAATTATCCAGAAAAACTTATATACTTATGGACTGGCTATACAATAGAAAATTTTAATGAAACGCAAAAAGAAATTTTAAATTATATAGATATATTAGTTGATGGCAAATTTGAGGAAGATAGAAAAAATCTATCTATTAAATTAAGAGGATCGTCAAATCAAAGAGTAATAGATGTTAAACAGTATCTAGAGAGTGATTCAGTAATATTATATAAATTAAGTTAA
- the trxA gene encoding thioredoxin has product MTRIIETEEFKNEVENATETTIVDFFATWCGPCKMLSPVFEEIDKNVEEAKFLKVDIDKSLDLARRFEVTTVPTVIVFKDGKEADRLVGFIPKQKLEEMVKAHI; this is encoded by the coding sequence ATGACTAGAATAATAGAGACTGAAGAATTTAAAAATGAAGTAGAAAATGCAACAGAAACAACTATAGTAGATTTCTTTGCAACATGGTGTGGACCATGTAAGATGTTATCACCTGTATTTGAAGAAATAGATAAAAATGTAGAAGAAGCTAAGTTTTTAAAAGTAGATATAGATAAAAGCTTAGATTTAGCTAGAAGATTTGAAGTAACTACAGTTCCAACTGTTATAGTTTTTAAAGATGGAAAAGAAGCAGATAGATTAGTTGGATTTATACCAAAGCAAAAATTAGAGGAAATGGTAAAAGCCCATATATAA
- a CDS encoding NAD(P)/FAD-dependent oxidoreductase, with product MRYDIAIVGSGPAGLAAAINAKIRNKNIILFGNENGSEKLIKAPSIDNYLGIYDVSGKALSEKFINHIKEMEIEITQERVNNVYSMGDYFTLLVGEKTYEATTVIIATGVQYGKKIKGEEDYLGKGVGYCATCDAGLYRDKVVAIIGYNHEGEEDANFLSEIASKVYYIPMYKLENKLDSSIEIINSIPLEIKGENLANKLILKDRELDIDGVFVIKDSVSPSYMVPGLEADGPHIKTDREMRTNIAGLYAAGDCAGKPYQYIKSAGQGQMAVSSAISQLDQLRIKNMK from the coding sequence ATGAGATATGATATAGCTATAGTAGGAAGTGGGCCAGCTGGATTAGCAGCTGCCATAAACGCTAAAATAAGAAATAAAAATATAATATTATTTGGGAATGAAAATGGAAGTGAAAAGCTTATAAAAGCACCATCTATAGATAATTATCTAGGTATTTATGATGTAAGTGGAAAAGCATTAAGCGAAAAGTTTATTAATCATATAAAGGAAATGGAAATAGAGATAACTCAAGAGAGGGTTAACAATGTATATAGTATGGGAGACTATTTTACATTACTTGTAGGTGAAAAAACATATGAAGCTACTACTGTAATAATAGCTACAGGTGTTCAATATGGTAAAAAGATAAAAGGGGAAGAAGACTACCTAGGAAAAGGTGTAGGATATTGTGCTACTTGTGATGCTGGATTGTATAGAGATAAGGTTGTAGCCATTATAGGATACAATCATGAAGGAGAAGAAGATGCAAACTTTTTAAGTGAAATAGCTTCTAAAGTTTACTATATACCTATGTATAAGTTAGAAAATAAATTAGATTCTTCTATAGAAATAATCAATAGTATACCTTTAGAAATAAAAGGAGAAAACTTAGCAAATAAATTAATTTTAAAAGATAGAGAACTAGATATAGATGGGGTTTTTGTTATAAAGGATAGCGTATCACCAAGTTATATGGTACCGGGGTTAGAAGCAGATGGACCTCATATAAAAACAGATAGAGAAATGAGAACCAATATTGCTGGATTATATGCAGCTGGAGATTGTGCAGGTAAGCCATATCAATATATTAAGTCTGCAGGCCAAGGTCAAATGGCAGTTTCAAGCGCCATATCGCAACTTGATCAATTAAGGATTAAAAATATGAAATAA
- a CDS encoding winged helix-turn-helix transcriptional regulator, which produces MYNVNDMTYDCPVEALSNILGKKWVGKILWVIQDNKIRFGELQRKIEGCSKKMLTQQLDLLIENNIVINDKKTINNSVESTYYLSEGGLLLLHIMANMIEWSNKHIVCED; this is translated from the coding sequence ATGTACAATGTAAATGATATGACATATGATTGTCCAGTTGAAGCTCTATCTAATATTTTAGGTAAAAAATGGGTAGGGAAAATACTTTGGGTAATTCAAGATAATAAAATAAGATTTGGGGAGTTACAAAGAAAGATAGAAGGATGTAGTAAAAAAATGCTAACTCAACAGTTAGATTTATTAATAGAGAACAATATAGTTATAAATGATAAAAAGACAATAAATAATAGTGTAGAATCTACTTATTACTTAAGTGAAGGTGGGTTACTACTGCTTCATATAATGGCTAATATGATAGAATGGAGCAATAAACATATAGTATGTGAAGACTAA